From Azospirillum baldaniorum, the proteins below share one genomic window:
- a CDS encoding ABC transporter substrate-binding protein → MSMMSRSLKAALLAGAFSVAMSTAALAADALKIGMPAKMFLNLVEFVAQDQGFYEKNGLTVELVHIADSSIPVRSLIAGELDISQAGMSETLAAADKGGTLKTIGGVHTGLHYAFYANAASGVKDVTDLPGKKVGISSPGSLPHVVITALMRQAGMSEEQIKSVQWVSLKGSSARINGILTGTIDATVSNYDPKAAHDKNAKVLFVVSKKLPNYVMTPWDVNDQTIAKKRDVLKRFVKAELEATRWIFDNEKGALDVAKKHFDYNDEQLAEFYEFYKIGGIWNPNGTVTADQAKYMQELNVEGGLQKAVHPAEKVLDTSIVQEVLAEIGTYKQP, encoded by the coding sequence ATGAGCATGATGTCCCGTTCGCTGAAGGCCGCCCTGCTGGCGGGTGCCTTCTCCGTGGCGATGAGCACCGCCGCGCTCGCCGCCGACGCGCTGAAGATCGGCATGCCGGCCAAGATGTTCCTGAACCTCGTCGAGTTCGTCGCGCAGGACCAGGGCTTCTACGAGAAGAACGGCCTGACGGTGGAACTGGTGCACATCGCCGACAGCTCCATCCCCGTGCGCTCGCTGATCGCCGGGGAACTGGACATCAGCCAGGCCGGCATGTCGGAGACGCTGGCGGCGGCCGACAAGGGCGGCACGCTGAAGACCATCGGCGGCGTCCACACCGGCCTGCACTACGCCTTCTACGCCAACGCCGCGTCGGGCGTGAAGGACGTCACCGACCTGCCGGGCAAGAAGGTCGGCATCTCCTCCCCCGGCTCGCTGCCGCACGTCGTCATCACCGCCCTGATGCGCCAGGCCGGCATGAGCGAGGAGCAGATCAAGTCGGTCCAGTGGGTCTCGCTGAAGGGCTCCTCGGCCCGCATCAACGGCATCCTGACCGGCACCATCGACGCGACCGTCTCCAACTACGACCCGAAGGCCGCGCACGACAAGAACGCCAAGGTGCTGTTCGTCGTCTCCAAGAAGCTGCCCAACTACGTGATGACCCCTTGGGACGTCAACGACCAGACCATCGCCAAGAAGCGCGACGTGCTGAAGCGCTTCGTCAAGGCGGAGCTGGAGGCGACCCGCTGGATCTTCGACAACGAGAAGGGCGCGCTGGACGTCGCGAAAAAGCACTTCGACTACAACGACGAGCAGCTCGCCGAATTCTACGAGTTCTACAAGATCGGCGGCATCTGGAACCCGAACGGCACCGTCACCGCCGATCAGGCCAAGTACATGCAGGAGCTGAACGTCGAAGGCGGCCTGCAGAAGGCCGTCCACCCGGCCGAGAAGGTGCTGGACACCAGCATCGTCCAGGAGGTGCTGGCGGAGATCGGCACCTACAAGCAGCCGTAA
- a CDS encoding ABC transporter ATP-binding protein — protein MPKLSVRNLTKRFPVSGGPSMTALDGVDLDVEEGEFIAFVGPSGCGKTTLLRIIQGLETATSGEIRIDGKPVTGPGHDRGFVFQQYGLLPWLTAAQNIGFALEAKGIPAARHGETTERVLATVGLKGFGDRFPHQLSGGMQQRVGIARALAIEPEIMLLDEPFGALDALTREILQNEMLGLTERMGKTILFVTHSVDEAVCLADRVVVMSPRPGRIREIVPIDIPRPRASLGEALRDTPEYVAKRHQLWTQLMDLV, from the coding sequence ATGCCCAAGCTGTCCGTCCGCAACCTGACCAAGCGTTTCCCGGTGTCCGGAGGGCCGTCGATGACGGCGCTCGACGGCGTCGACCTGGACGTGGAGGAGGGTGAGTTCATCGCCTTCGTCGGGCCCAGCGGCTGCGGCAAGACCACGCTGCTGCGCATCATCCAGGGATTGGAGACAGCGACCAGCGGCGAGATCCGCATCGACGGCAAGCCGGTCACCGGCCCCGGCCACGACCGCGGCTTCGTCTTCCAGCAATACGGCCTGCTGCCCTGGCTGACCGCCGCCCAGAACATCGGCTTCGCGCTGGAGGCCAAGGGCATCCCCGCCGCCCGCCACGGCGAGACGACGGAGCGCGTGCTCGCCACCGTCGGGCTGAAGGGCTTCGGCGACCGCTTCCCGCACCAGCTCTCCGGCGGCATGCAGCAGCGCGTCGGCATCGCCCGCGCCCTGGCGATCGAGCCGGAGATCATGCTGCTGGACGAGCCGTTCGGCGCGCTCGACGCGCTGACCCGCGAGATTTTGCAGAACGAGATGCTCGGCCTGACCGAGCGCATGGGCAAGACGATCCTCTTCGTCACCCACAGCGTGGACGAGGCCGTCTGCCTCGCCGACCGGGTGGTGGTCATGTCGCCCCGCCCCGGCCGCATCCGCGAGATCGTGCCCATCGACATCCCGCGCCCGCGCGCCAGCCTGGGCGAGGCGCTGCGCGACACGCCGGAATACGTCGCCAAGCGGCACCAGCTGTGGACCCAGCTGATGGATCTGGTCTGA
- a CDS encoding alpha/beta hydrolase gives MSVVPDDHEWQYNPRHSVPDFARHAERAAALSRAARERNAGRYDIAYGDTPLSTLDVFPAAAPGAPLHVFLHGGYWRGRDKADYSYVADALVPRGVTTVVMNYDLCPAATLPEIARRTREGLRWIHRNAASLGGDPDRLTVSGHSAGAHLIAMALAEDAGAGADRLEDGAIKAAVLISGIYELAPVLDITVNETIGLRPEMVDGVSPMRHPPSTATALTVVVGSAETPAWIAQSRDFATLCQCRGSRCTYHTLAGEDHFSIMARMERPDDTLSRLVLDAAGVKE, from the coding sequence GTGTCAGTCGTTCCTGACGATCACGAGTGGCAGTACAACCCCCGCCATTCCGTTCCCGACTTCGCGCGCCACGCCGAGCGCGCCGCCGCGCTGAGCCGCGCCGCTCGGGAACGGAACGCCGGACGTTACGACATCGCCTATGGCGACACCCCGCTCTCCACGCTCGACGTGTTTCCGGCGGCCGCGCCCGGCGCCCCGCTGCACGTCTTCCTGCACGGCGGCTATTGGCGCGGGCGCGACAAGGCCGACTACAGCTATGTCGCCGACGCGCTGGTGCCGCGCGGCGTCACGACCGTGGTCATGAATTACGACCTGTGCCCGGCGGCGACCCTGCCGGAGATCGCGCGGCGCACCCGCGAGGGGCTGCGCTGGATTCACCGCAACGCCGCCTCGCTTGGCGGCGATCCCGACCGCCTCACCGTGTCGGGCCATTCCGCCGGGGCTCATCTGATCGCCATGGCGCTGGCCGAGGACGCCGGGGCCGGGGCGGACCGGCTGGAGGATGGCGCCATCAAGGCCGCCGTTCTGATCAGCGGCATCTACGAGCTGGCGCCGGTGCTGGACATCACCGTCAACGAGACCATCGGGCTGCGCCCGGAGATGGTCGACGGGGTCAGCCCGATGCGCCACCCGCCCTCCACCGCCACGGCCCTGACGGTCGTCGTCGGCTCGGCGGAGACTCCCGCCTGGATCGCCCAGTCGCGCGACTTCGCCACGCTGTGCCAGTGCCGCGGCTCACGCTGCACCTATCACACGCTGGCCGGGGAGGATCACTTCTCGATCATGGCACGGATGGAAAGGCCGGACGACACGCTGTCGCGGCTGGTGCTCGACGCCGCGGGAGTAAAAGAATGA
- a CDS encoding ornithine cyclodeaminase family protein, with amino-acid sequence MIVIDENAARRLVSPADAIDAMDMAFREVSRGQARNFPVVRERLLPGPDVYGIKAGGDLAIGLLGLKIGGYWTGNRARGLTNHQSTTVLTDPETGCPTALVSSNHLTGLRTAAACAIGIRELARPDARVLALIGTGGQAAHHLEAALLVRGFERILVANRDRARAEELAASFAGRLPVEVVDAETAARNADVLITLTTAREPVVRAGWVRPGTHICAMGADTAGKQELDPAILLGAAVWVDDWAQASALGECQHALAHGLTRESIRGTLCDVLEGKAPRRASADEITVFDSTGMGIQDLAIAAWAVRAANAAADTAAGTDTGLPIHRIDLAR; translated from the coding sequence ATGATCGTCATCGATGAAAACGCCGCCCGCCGTCTGGTGTCCCCCGCCGACGCCATCGACGCCATGGACATGGCCTTCCGCGAAGTCTCCCGCGGGCAGGCGCGCAACTTCCCGGTGGTCCGCGAACGGCTGCTGCCTGGGCCGGACGTCTACGGCATCAAGGCCGGCGGCGACCTCGCCATCGGGCTGCTCGGGCTGAAGATCGGCGGCTACTGGACGGGCAACCGCGCCCGCGGCCTGACCAACCACCAGTCCACCACCGTGCTGACCGACCCGGAGACCGGCTGCCCGACGGCGCTGGTCAGCTCCAACCACCTGACCGGGCTGCGCACCGCCGCCGCCTGCGCCATCGGCATCCGCGAACTGGCCCGGCCCGACGCGCGGGTGCTCGCCCTGATCGGCACCGGCGGGCAGGCGGCGCACCATCTGGAGGCGGCGTTGCTGGTGCGCGGCTTCGAGCGCATCCTGGTGGCCAACCGCGACCGCGCGCGGGCCGAGGAACTGGCGGCCTCCTTCGCCGGGCGGCTGCCCGTCGAGGTCGTGGACGCCGAGACCGCGGCGCGCAACGCCGACGTGCTCATCACCCTGACCACGGCGCGCGAGCCGGTGGTCCGGGCCGGCTGGGTCCGCCCCGGCACGCACATCTGCGCCATGGGCGCCGACACCGCCGGCAAGCAGGAGCTGGACCCGGCGATCCTGCTCGGCGCCGCCGTCTGGGTGGACGACTGGGCGCAGGCCTCGGCACTCGGCGAATGCCAGCACGCGCTGGCGCACGGCCTGACCCGCGAGTCCATCCGCGGCACGCTGTGCGACGTGCTGGAGGGCAAGGCGCCCCGCCGCGCCAGCGCGGACGAGATCACCGTCTTCGATTCCACCGGCATGGGCATCCAGGATCTGGCGATCGCCGCCTGGGCCGTCCGCGCCGCCAACGCTGCCGCCGACACCGCCGCCGGAACCGACACCGGCTTACCCATCCACCGCATCGATTTAGCGCGCTGA
- a CDS encoding methyl-accepting chemotaxis protein, whose protein sequence is MQLKNVRIAGKILGIVVVLGAVSVSTALVSGYGLATLGGELNRVEEAGREATQGARLNRYLVELSRAEYQMGANPASVATIEAVVADRKAGVRAHLEHARSAADAQQRPLLDGIETQYAAYVSSLDATVAAAKKHADMGITYARREVLNNVSGSQEQVEALIRAVQDYNGLTVAKTARISEEAEALADRTTWLIAAVALLGILASGLIGRWLSARGIVTPIVEAVSCLRRLSGGDLTVVISGSDRRDEVGDIARALAVFKDNALDRQRIQAEQEAEARHKLDRAEAVGATILRFDREVGEALHVMKDAAAALEATANSLSAGAEQASERMTVVGAAAEQTAANVQTVAAATEEMTSTVQEVSRQMNEARGFADEASRQAQQAQERVGALTESGQRINEVIDLIQGIASQTNLLALNATIEAARAGEAGKGFAVVASEVKQLANQTAQATDEIRSQVGSMQETIGGAVSAIQTIATVIFRLNEMATAVAAAVEQQGAATAEIGRNAVQAAQGTAEVTGTIGTLRVASESTAAGSAQVLQSAREVAGRAVALKGSVDAFIAEVKTA, encoded by the coding sequence ATGCAGTTGAAGAATGTGCGCATCGCCGGGAAGATTCTCGGCATCGTCGTGGTGCTGGGCGCCGTTTCGGTGTCCACCGCCCTGGTCAGCGGCTACGGCCTCGCCACGCTCGGCGGAGAGCTGAACCGGGTCGAGGAGGCGGGGCGCGAGGCGACGCAGGGCGCCCGTCTGAACCGCTATCTGGTCGAGCTGAGCCGCGCCGAGTACCAGATGGGCGCCAACCCGGCCAGTGTCGCCACCATCGAGGCGGTCGTCGCCGACCGCAAGGCCGGGGTCCGCGCCCATCTGGAGCACGCCCGCTCCGCCGCCGACGCGCAGCAGCGTCCGCTGCTGGACGGCATCGAGACGCAGTACGCCGCCTATGTCAGCAGCCTGGACGCCACGGTGGCGGCGGCGAAGAAGCACGCCGACATGGGCATCACCTACGCCCGGCGCGAGGTGCTGAACAACGTGTCCGGCAGCCAGGAGCAGGTGGAGGCGCTGATCCGCGCCGTCCAGGACTACAACGGCCTCACCGTCGCCAAGACGGCGCGGATCTCCGAGGAGGCGGAAGCGCTGGCCGACCGGACCACGTGGCTGATCGCCGCGGTCGCCCTGCTCGGCATCCTCGCCAGCGGGCTGATCGGGCGCTGGCTGTCGGCGCGCGGCATCGTCACCCCCATCGTCGAGGCGGTGTCCTGCCTGCGCCGTCTGTCCGGCGGCGACCTGACGGTGGTCATCAGCGGCTCCGACCGCCGCGACGAGGTCGGCGACATCGCGCGGGCGCTCGCCGTCTTCAAGGACAACGCGCTCGACCGCCAGCGCATCCAGGCGGAGCAGGAGGCCGAGGCCCGGCACAAGCTCGACCGCGCCGAGGCGGTTGGCGCGACGATCCTGCGCTTCGACCGCGAGGTCGGCGAGGCCCTGCACGTCATGAAGGACGCCGCCGCCGCGCTGGAGGCCACCGCCAACTCCCTGTCCGCCGGAGCGGAACAGGCGTCGGAGCGGATGACCGTCGTCGGCGCCGCCGCCGAGCAGACCGCCGCCAACGTCCAGACGGTCGCCGCCGCGACGGAGGAGATGACCTCCACCGTGCAGGAGGTGTCGCGCCAGATGAACGAGGCGCGCGGCTTCGCCGACGAGGCGTCGCGGCAGGCCCAGCAGGCCCAGGAGCGGGTCGGCGCCCTGACCGAATCCGGCCAGCGCATCAACGAGGTGATCGACCTCATCCAGGGGATCGCCAGCCAGACCAACCTGCTGGCGCTGAACGCCACCATCGAAGCCGCCCGCGCGGGCGAGGCCGGCAAGGGCTTCGCCGTGGTGGCGAGCGAGGTCAAGCAGCTCGCCAACCAGACGGCGCAGGCGACCGACGAGATCCGCAGCCAGGTCGGCTCCATGCAGGAGACCATCGGCGGCGCCGTGTCGGCCATCCAGACCATCGCCACGGTGATCTTCCGCCTGAACGAGATGGCAACCGCCGTCGCCGCCGCGGTCGAGCAGCAGGGCGCGGCCACCGCCGAGATCGGCCGCAACGCCGTCCAGGCGGCGCAGGGCACGGCGGAGGTGACGGGAACCATCGGCACGCTGCGCGTCGCCTCGGAATCGACGGCCGCCGGCTCGGCCCAGGTCCTGCAATCCGCCCGCGAGGTGGCCGGCCGCGCCGTGGCCCTCAAGGGCAGCGTCGACGCCTTCATCGCCGAGGTGAAGACGGCCTGA
- a CDS encoding NAD(+) synthase — MSFGSLYRHGMARVAACTTPCTIADPMANAAAVLDSVRECDDQAVAVALFPELALSGYAIDDLFLQDCLLDAVEKAVAHLVEQSRDLMPLILVGAPLRHAGRVYNTAVAVHRGRLLGVVPKVHLPNYREFYERRHFASGAGTEGGTIRIGARDGAQDGALDAPFGPDLLFQADDLDGLVVHAEVCEDLWVAVPPSSEAALAGATVLANLSASNITIGKAETRRLLCKSQSARCIAAYLYSSAGAGESTTDLAWDGQASIFENGETLVETERFPKGAQMAVADVDLDVLRQERLRMGTFDDNRRSHGTAFRRVAFRVDPPGGDLGLRRNVPRFPFVPAARERLELDCYEAYNIQVAGLVQRLRATGMPRIVIGVSGGLDSTHALIVAARAMDLLDRPRTDILAFTMPGFGTSDKTKGNALRLMSALGVSHHELDIRPAANQMLKDMDHPFARGEAVYDVTFENVQAGLRTDYLFRLANQRGGIVLGTGDLSELALGWCTYGVGDQMAHYNVNSGVPKSLIQHLIRWVIGSRQFQDEVLDTLGDILSTEISPELVPAGSDRALQSSEAVVGPYELQDFHLFHTLRYGLRPSKIAFLALHAWSDPARGDWPAGYPVEKRSAYTLAEIHSWLRVFIQRFFGFSQFKRSAMPNGPKVTAGGSLSPRGDWRAPSDGNARIWLEELEREVPKE; from the coding sequence ATGAGCTTTGGATCACTCTACCGCCATGGGATGGCCCGGGTCGCCGCCTGCACCACGCCCTGCACCATCGCCGACCCGATGGCGAACGCCGCCGCGGTGCTGGACAGCGTGCGGGAGTGCGACGACCAGGCGGTCGCCGTCGCGCTGTTTCCCGAGCTGGCGCTGTCCGGCTACGCCATCGACGACCTGTTCCTTCAGGACTGCCTGCTCGACGCCGTGGAGAAGGCCGTCGCCCATCTGGTGGAGCAGTCGCGCGACCTGATGCCGCTGATCCTCGTCGGCGCGCCGCTGCGCCACGCCGGTCGCGTCTACAACACGGCGGTCGCCGTGCATCGCGGCCGGCTGCTCGGCGTGGTGCCCAAGGTCCATCTTCCCAATTACCGGGAATTCTACGAGCGCCGCCATTTCGCCTCCGGCGCCGGCACCGAGGGCGGGACGATCCGCATCGGCGCCCGAGACGGCGCCCAAGACGGCGCCCTCGACGCCCCCTTCGGCCCCGACCTGCTGTTCCAGGCGGACGACCTCGACGGTCTGGTCGTCCACGCCGAGGTCTGCGAGGATCTCTGGGTCGCCGTCCCGCCCAGCTCCGAGGCGGCGCTGGCCGGGGCGACGGTGCTGGCGAACCTGTCGGCCAGCAACATCACCATCGGCAAGGCGGAGACCCGCCGCCTGCTCTGCAAGTCGCAATCGGCGCGTTGCATCGCCGCCTATCTCTACTCCTCCGCCGGCGCCGGGGAATCGACCACCGATCTGGCCTGGGACGGGCAGGCGTCGATCTTCGAAAACGGCGAGACGCTGGTCGAGACCGAGCGCTTCCCCAAGGGCGCCCAGATGGCCGTCGCCGACGTCGACCTCGACGTGCTGCGCCAGGAGCGGCTGCGCATGGGCACCTTCGACGACAACCGCCGCTCGCACGGGACGGCCTTCCGGCGGGTCGCCTTCCGCGTCGATCCGCCCGGCGGGGACCTCGGGCTGCGCCGCAACGTGCCCCGCTTCCCCTTCGTCCCGGCGGCGCGGGAGCGTCTGGAGCTCGACTGCTACGAGGCCTACAACATCCAGGTCGCCGGGCTGGTCCAGCGGTTGCGGGCCACGGGCATGCCGCGCATCGTGATCGGCGTGTCGGGCGGGTTGGATTCCACCCACGCCCTGATCGTCGCCGCCCGCGCCATGGACCTGCTCGACCGGCCGCGCACCGACATCCTCGCCTTCACGATGCCGGGCTTCGGCACCAGCGACAAGACCAAGGGCAACGCCCTGCGCCTGATGAGCGCGCTCGGCGTGTCGCACCACGAACTCGACATCCGTCCCGCCGCCAACCAGATGCTCAAGGACATGGACCACCCCTTCGCCCGTGGCGAGGCGGTGTACGATGTGACCTTCGAGAACGTCCAGGCGGGTCTGCGCACCGACTACCTGTTCCGCCTCGCCAACCAGCGGGGCGGCATCGTGCTGGGCACCGGCGACCTGTCGGAGCTGGCGCTGGGCTGGTGCACCTACGGCGTCGGCGACCAGATGGCCCATTACAACGTCAATTCCGGCGTCCCGAAATCGCTGATCCAGCATCTGATCCGCTGGGTCATCGGCTCCCGCCAGTTCCAGGACGAGGTTCTGGACACGCTGGGCGACATCCTGTCCACCGAGATTTCGCCCGAACTGGTCCCCGCCGGCAGCGACCGCGCCCTGCAGAGTTCGGAGGCCGTCGTGGGTCCCTACGAGCTTCAGGACTTTCATCTGTTCCACACGCTGCGCTATGGCCTGCGCCCGTCGAAGATCGCCTTCCTCGCCCTGCACGCTTGGTCCGATCCGGCGCGTGGCGACTGGCCGGCGGGCTATCCGGTGGAGAAGCGCAGCGCCTACACGCTGGCCGAAATCCATTCCTGGCTGCGCGTCTTCATCCAGCGCTTCTTCGGCTTCAGCCAGTTCAAGCGCTCGGCCATGCCCAACGGGCCGAAGGTGACCGCGGGCGGCTCGCTGTCGCCGCGCGGCGACTGGCGCGCCCCGTCCGACGGCAACGCCCGCATCTGGCTGGAGGAGCTGGAGCGCGAGGTGCCGAAGGAGTAG
- a CDS encoding nitrilase-related carbon-nitrogen hydrolase, whose translation MHLADLFVALRHQLDRDLKETERAALRLEFAPDDAGGVLRRLMALLEAYDGADMLKTWVGSSDEVAPLERCVLAAQAIDQWFAPLASRHLSRRALSDGHLRARQWYKRHGRFNSDVADGQIILRPGLFDRSVNIREVTPLRESFDVADLFHTLLLLPPTLAAECPHGEDGERPVALAFRRVAEVADQCPSDPDWTPVVGVVPLALAEDDLALRTFSKDGADWYAAVPGALGARAASAIDALAAEGATVIVFPEVTAGPATLGAIQAAVRRHAVDGPIRYVLVGVRQDGEEGGKPRSTAVLLDRTGAEIFRQTKLHCWDLDADQCRSYDVRGPDGRLLDAAKEFIAPGDGVTIVELPNMGRLAVMICEDLGREQPAAWLCRAKLLDWIVTPVMDAGLTEERWQAQAGDESSRAGSCRVVVANSMSFSHRFNRVCDADGKEDKRITDCGVALFFQPRADPAQSSRIRRLSLPIDAPEPGCVAARWEPQRWSELKTEGCP comes from the coding sequence ATGCATCTGGCTGATCTGTTCGTTGCGCTGCGGCACCAACTGGATCGAGACCTGAAGGAGACCGAACGCGCCGCGCTGCGCCTGGAATTCGCACCGGACGATGCGGGCGGTGTGCTGCGCCGGCTGATGGCGCTGTTGGAGGCTTACGACGGCGCCGACATGCTCAAGACTTGGGTCGGCTCGTCCGACGAGGTGGCGCCGCTGGAGCGGTGTGTGCTGGCGGCCCAGGCCATCGATCAATGGTTCGCGCCGCTGGCCTCGCGCCACCTGTCGCGACGCGCACTGTCCGATGGTCATCTGCGGGCGCGGCAATGGTACAAGCGGCACGGGCGCTTCAACAGCGACGTTGCCGACGGCCAGATCATCCTGCGGCCCGGTTTGTTCGACCGCTCGGTGAACATCCGGGAGGTCACGCCCCTGCGCGAGTCCTTCGACGTGGCCGACCTGTTCCACACCCTGCTTCTGCTGCCGCCGACCCTCGCGGCGGAGTGCCCCCACGGTGAGGACGGCGAACGGCCCGTCGCGCTGGCCTTCCGACGCGTCGCCGAGGTCGCCGACCAGTGCCCCAGCGATCCCGATTGGACACCCGTCGTCGGCGTCGTCCCGCTCGCCCTCGCCGAGGACGACCTCGCCCTGCGGACCTTTTCCAAGGATGGCGCGGACTGGTACGCCGCGGTTCCCGGCGCTCTCGGTGCCCGCGCGGCGTCGGCCATCGACGCGCTGGCCGCCGAAGGGGCGACCGTCATCGTGTTTCCCGAGGTGACCGCCGGTCCCGCGACGCTCGGCGCCATCCAGGCGGCGGTGCGGCGTCACGCGGTGGACGGCCCGATCCGCTACGTTCTCGTCGGGGTCCGGCAGGATGGTGAGGAGGGCGGTAAGCCGCGCAGCACGGCGGTTCTGCTCGACCGGACGGGGGCCGAGATTTTCCGCCAGACGAAGCTGCACTGCTGGGACCTCGACGCCGACCAGTGCCGCTCCTACGACGTGCGCGGCCCGGACGGGCGGTTGCTCGACGCGGCGAAGGAGTTCATCGCGCCGGGGGACGGCGTCACCATCGTCGAGTTGCCCAACATGGGCCGGCTGGCGGTGATGATCTGCGAGGATCTGGGGCGCGAGCAGCCGGCGGCGTGGCTGTGCCGGGCCAAGCTGCTGGACTGGATCGTCACCCCGGTGATGGACGCCGGCCTGACGGAGGAGCGGTGGCAGGCCCAGGCCGGCGACGAGTCCTCCCGCGCCGGGTCGTGCCGGGTGGTGGTGGCGAACAGCATGTCCTTCTCGCACCGCTTCAACCGTGTCTGCGACGCCGATGGGAAGGAGGACAAGCGCATCACCGATTGCGGGGTCGCGCTGTTCTTCCAGCCGCGCGCCGACCCGGCGCAGAGTTCGCGCATCCGCCGGCTGTCGCTTCCCATCGACGCGCCGGAGCCCGGCTGCGTCGCGGCGCGCTGGGAACCGCAACGCTGGTCGGAGCTGAAGACGGAGGGCTGTCCATGA
- a CDS encoding OpgC family protein, with translation MTRHHLLDGLRGYFLVFMLVNHIWFDGGNPVALVNHNQLAFVEDAQGFILISGLIVGLYYGRLYAAGRDEEAGKRLRARVWQLYLYTLAVFAAVVAMALLIPGARSGWESQLGSALGPALPAVLLLLHQPALMDILPQYMLYLAASPLLIRLTLAGKGGEVIAGSFALWAAVQFGLHLPLAASLEALAGSVIPDFALRGHFNPLAWQIVFVTGLVIGTLMAAERIDLRPWLAPDRTLLARVAFYVVLAFMAWRLAFTFDLVPEDMAARFWSLHDRTEFSLIFLVNFAALAFLVTWLLSAGVEAASPAARWAGQALQRLFLLRFLRYLGGHSLQVYAYHVVLAYGIVLIDEAVRPVGALGKTGITVLAVASLALPAWLHGRVAVPASGRAEVRRAIT, from the coding sequence ATGACCAGGCACCATCTTCTGGATGGCCTGCGCGGCTATTTCCTCGTGTTCATGCTGGTGAACCACATCTGGTTCGACGGGGGAAATCCGGTTGCCCTGGTCAATCACAACCAACTCGCCTTCGTCGAAGACGCGCAGGGCTTCATCCTCATCTCCGGGCTGATCGTCGGGCTCTATTACGGCCGCCTCTACGCCGCCGGGCGGGACGAAGAGGCCGGGAAGCGCCTGCGCGCCCGCGTCTGGCAGCTTTACCTGTACACATTGGCCGTCTTCGCGGCCGTCGTCGCGATGGCGCTGCTGATCCCCGGCGCGCGCAGCGGCTGGGAGTCGCAACTGGGCAGCGCGCTCGGCCCGGCCCTGCCGGCGGTCCTGCTCCTGCTGCACCAGCCGGCGCTGATGGACATCCTGCCGCAATACATGCTGTACCTCGCCGCGTCACCGCTGCTGATCCGCCTGACCCTCGCGGGCAAGGGCGGGGAGGTCATCGCCGGGAGCTTCGCCCTGTGGGCGGCGGTGCAGTTCGGCCTGCATCTGCCGCTGGCCGCCTCGCTGGAGGCGCTGGCCGGCTCGGTCATCCCGGATTTTGCCCTGCGCGGGCACTTCAACCCGCTGGCGTGGCAGATCGTGTTCGTCACCGGGCTGGTGATCGGCACGCTGATGGCGGCGGAGCGGATCGACCTGCGCCCCTGGTTGGCCCCGGACCGCACGCTGCTCGCCCGGGTCGCGTTCTATGTCGTGCTCGCCTTCATGGCGTGGCGGCTGGCCTTCACCTTCGACCTCGTGCCGGAGGACATGGCGGCGCGCTTCTGGAGCCTGCACGACCGCACCGAGTTCAGCCTGATCTTCCTGGTGAATTTCGCGGCGCTGGCCTTCCTGGTGACGTGGCTGCTGTCGGCCGGCGTCGAGGCGGCGTCCCCCGCCGCGCGCTGGGCGGGGCAAGCCCTGCAACGGCTCTTCCTGTTGCGCTTCCTGCGCTATCTCGGCGGCCATTCGCTGCAGGTCTACGCGTACCACGTCGTGCTCGCCTACGGGATCGTGCTGATCGACGAGGCGGTGCGGCCGGTGGGCGCCTTGGGCAAGACGGGAATCACGGTCCTGGCGGTCGCCAGCCTGGCGCTTCCGGCGTGGCTGCATGGGCGCGTCGCCGTGCCGGCGTCGGGGCGTGCGGAGGTCCGGCGCGCCATTACCTGA
- a CDS encoding SGNH/GDSL hydrolase family protein, which translates to MTGRVLGGLMAAWVLWSGAAAASALCPIPPGADSAATGLVHSRAALAAGHPLTVVAMGSSSTEGVGATTITATYPAQLDAILEQRHATSAIQVLNKGIGGETAGANLVRFDKDVLAAKPDLVVWQVGTNDSFQKVPLDAFAATVRDGIARIRKTGADVILMNPQSFPGEAKVESYPAYASTVVALGRELDVPVLDRYRIMAWWLESRHFVADQVLSTDGLHLKDLSYRCLAEFVADMIDTPRVVSEKTAAR; encoded by the coding sequence ATGACGGGACGGGTGCTTGGCGGACTGATGGCCGCTTGGGTGTTGTGGAGCGGTGCCGCCGCCGCGTCGGCGCTGTGCCCGATCCCGCCCGGCGCGGATTCCGCCGCCACCGGACTGGTGCACAGCCGGGCCGCCCTGGCCGCCGGGCACCCGCTGACGGTCGTCGCGATGGGGTCGTCCAGCACGGAAGGCGTCGGGGCCACCACCATCACCGCCACCTACCCCGCCCAGCTCGACGCCATTCTGGAGCAGCGTCACGCCACCTCGGCCATCCAGGTCCTGAACAAGGGCATCGGCGGCGAGACGGCGGGGGCCAACCTCGTCCGCTTCGACAAGGACGTGCTGGCCGCCAAGCCGGACCTCGTGGTCTGGCAGGTCGGGACCAACGACAGCTTCCAGAAGGTGCCGCTCGACGCCTTCGCCGCCACCGTTCGCGACGGCATCGCCCGCATCCGCAAGACCGGCGCCGACGTCATCCTGATGAACCCGCAGTCCTTCCCCGGCGAGGCCAAGGTCGAGTCCTACCCCGCCTACGCGTCCACCGTGGTGGCGCTCGGCCGCGAACTCGACGTGCCGGTGCTCGACCGCTACCGCATCATGGCGTGGTGGCTGGAAAGCCGTCACTTCGTTGCCGATCAGGTGCTGAGCACCGATGGCCTGCACCTGAAGGACCTCAGCTACCGCTGTCTGGCGGAGTTCGTCGCCGACATGATCGACACCCCGCGGGTGGTGAGCGAGAAGACCGCGGCGCGCTGA